One stretch of Orcinus orca chromosome 15, mOrcOrc1.1, whole genome shotgun sequence DNA includes these proteins:
- the PRR14L gene encoding protein PRR14L isoform X3, with product MQASKEHLCTDLPEDGLRNKEGNVQITAETLLKSTEEVQGMKVSGTKTDNNEGHENGHVSKGLSAGCSGYPEIDKITTSGEVSETSTLVSLEPLNSVDPGLIEATKEKECEELKTCPPWLSLLPGKSAISKVDEGKEELCTLKLVSEADDNRQQVPGHHSERHSSAHGSPKAMRKVVIVEPLEENSEVSHFTSCLSGPECRTASSEKCGFDGDSLPKGSAKKTDSSCFDGDDQSKNLASREENEQPLNPRSEREELFLVNARQAEEDASGHYSGKKEAVDFPKENIHDHYCPHGSIHTDCSSSLMPNSFTEATEIMFKKNDLKITLDIQDNLANHEDHRGTFANISYPGTHSEENHFSFSMQIEEPEQTTTIEPGMLREKIYSKDSDSLVSTQRNLEGSTQLNEASHDGFLIERISPVSLMLEDQISSINEVLKPKKDIAPLLPALEFDDRPESEIAVQNSQDDGPHLEKQSAAWEVNELPYANELVVNKIGSECVLNQVSLNSQNHVKLPTDKEMPVAASVGSQQSQHPPSEDGADVTAGTQTVPIKTKMKDISPPGDRTCGASSNNPTLNSKSESLERKTETADSGAEGLHSRLLSNQKEAAGLPQEVSAMECQSIQSRDLSSCPCVRKNVPEESACSAHAALEPSETILGVENCLITKYENAFQHSDHRPQGREASVESCIHKVSCTSAESEPDGGETEGRLPGGKIRNEMTAGMLNSEAPNRTIHSTCHIHPSEEGLEEEEQDTPKETVFCKHNICDCAAQELNQPADIPSPEKLLDQFPTVMFPGVKNMNQAAETPEQKADEALGCQSNPNRSNECRSEDNPAKETLGSDQREVVTIPNGEVSHSLKDLPVGSGNNSSSSGGSLKKGAFERISGCEEPIDGMADMVSTGCSVKDTEGVLDIRASSTLDGGARQDGPVLKETSRSVLSQRGEPIAAFMGRMDQDSDSQDAASSTADSLEIKKSREEKVCRLLKDCEMEVCPDSCAPETGSVADHKPNVRVLDRINVSLNYIHLEQQAKEASLRETQGMIEGSRLEINSEHDKGNAIGISSEELTSSGHQDENSVPPGSLKSNEIIPLYPLSQEKSETIMNSEETDLKNLFKPKHGEMPCENVKDCMVLPEMKGRAPRDKSNPSKESGTALIAESSPLTMETETEVKREETTGHQRGPRGQFPAVEESEEMTVREGVHGDNMSQVSQTHLKPPRVLRVAEDQQSQKVSDYKEEEQMHQKEAHAALERCTSSNMLSDEAQSKSQPKDCKAEPTVVKNITLAKPATGGDTAAGFQKLKDPKEESLCRPSKKDIESCAGPCLHDVPRKAQDPNSAGRDELHGAFGNTSHQKGVLPLKKQPHRTCKKVSCQELVNMGRKISKIRNSTFLKSSSETIPTNAYRFLSSHTVSAPTQLEPETAPARSLVSHVPKQKATPGQPSRSLNVRKPTKESALFSKLSILASRLAPATKTQKLRYRRCSSDLLPVAKSYKRLRYKRLLDGFSYSTTQLNPWLAHSDWDRRPNSKPLTLYSLEAIKMSFIDLSDKMPSLLFGSEIFPVSFHVKSGSECGTESPRTFPEHCAPARLALGEARRCPSSPPKWTFSFFLAHDCPGVAMFREDPGLYCQAGAQPPLQPPVPLQDHGATTIVQTRAGCSVLGLHTLLALCSPGCYRIWTKKRSCSSHMPTMQRLFLTQFTQGLKGLRSPTSIADKVFCSLPYSVGRVLSIWSQHGPSACPFEISALDSSHSKRQPPLGTMSSHTALPSVPLPDLEAAYSTSGSHVRLEPPFPALVPKSRLVTDSAVSKLLLSASEFPVPGFDELDGVTAPCPRPQSSPPEQKETEPEKRPKKVSQIRIRKTIPKPDPNLTPMGLPRPKRLKKKEFSLEEIYTNKNYKSPPANRCLETIFEEPKERNGTLISISQQKRKRVLEFQDFTVPRKRRARGKVKVAGSFTRAQKAALQSQELDALLIQKLMELETFFAKEEEEQERSSSC from the exons AAGGAAATGTACAAATTACAGCTGAAACTCTGCTAAAATCTACTGAGGAAGTACAAGGTATGAAGGTCAGTGGGACTAAGACGGATAATAATGAAGGACATGAGAATGGCCATGTAAGTAAAGGTCTCTCAGCTGGGTGCAGCGGATACCCAGAAATAGACAAAATCACGACCAGTGGTGAGGTTTCAGAGACTAGCACATTAGTTTCCCTAGAGCCTTTAAACTCTGTGGACCCTGGATTAATAGaagcaactaaagaaaaagaatgtgaagAACTAAAAACCTGTCCTCCTTGGTTGTCATTATTACCAGGGAAGAGTGCCATTTCCAAAGTGGACGAAGGAAAGGAAGAGTTGTGTACATTAAAACTTGTCAGTGAAGCAGATGACAATCGCCAACAGGTTCCTGGCCACCATAGTGAGAGACACAGTTCTGCACATGGTAGTCCCAAAGCCATGAGAAAGGTGGTTATTGTAGAACCCTTAGAAGAAAATTCTGAAGTTTCACATTTCACATCATGTTTGTCTGGTCCAGAATGCAGAACAGCATCCTCAGAAAAGTGTGGTTTTGATGGTGATAGCTTGCCAAAGGGATCTGCTAAAAAGACAGACAGTTCCTGTTTTGATGGGGACGATCAAAGCAAGAACTTGGCttctagagaagaaaatgaacagcCTTTGAACCCCAGGAGTGAAAGAGAGGAACTGTTTCTTGTTAATGCCAGGCAAGCAGAAGAGGATGCTAGTGGTCactattctggaaaaaaagaggCTGTTGACTTCCCCAAAGAAAATATCCATGATCACTACTGCCCTCACGGCAGTATCCATACAGACTGCTCTAGTTCTTTAATGCCTAATTCTTTTACTGAAGCCAcggaaataatgtttaaaaaaaatgatttaaaaatcactttagacATTCAAGATAACTTGGCAAATCATGAGGACCATAGAGGAACTTTTGCTAATATAAGCTATCCAGGCACACACTCTGAAGAGAACCATTTTTCCTTCTCGATGCAGATTGAAGAGCCAGAACAGACAACCACTATAGAGCCTGGTATGTTAAGGGAAAAGATTTACAGTAAAGACTCTGACTCCTTAGTCAGCACCCAGAGAAATCTGGAAGGCAGCACCCAGTTAAATGAAGCATCACATGATGGATTTCTGATTGAAAGAATATCCCCTGTGAGTTTAATGCTAGAGGACCAGATAAGTTCTATAAATGAGGTGTTGAAACCCAAGAAAGACATTGCTCCGTTACTGCCAGCCCTAGAATTTGATGACAGACCTGAGTCAGAAATAGCTGTACAGAACTCCCAGGACGATGGTCCCCATTTAGAGAAACAGAGCGCTGCATGGGAGGTGAATGAACTTCCTTATGCCAACGAACTAGTTGTAAACAAAATAGGAAGTGAATGTGTTTTAAATCAAGTGTCCCTTAATTCTCAAAACCATGTGAAGTTGCCAACTGACAAAGAGATGCCTGTAGCAGCGAGCGTGGGCTCCCAACAGAGCCAGCACCCTCCGTCAGAGGATGGAGCAGATGTCACTGCTGGTACCCAGACTGTTCctataaagacaaaaatgaaagacatCTCTCCACCAGGTGACAGAACCTGTGGTGCCTCTTCAAACAATCCCACCTTAAACAGCAAATCAGAAAGCctagaaagaaaaactgaaacagCTGATTCAGGAGCAGAAGGTCTGCATTCCAGACTTCTCTCAAATCAGAAAGAAGCAGCAGGCTTGCCTCAAGAGGTCTCTGCCATGGAATGTCAAAGCATTCAATCTCGGGATCTCTCTAGCTGCCCTTGTGTAAGAAAAAACGTCCCAGAGGAGAGCGCGTGTTCTGCCCATGCTGCCCTGGAGCCCAGCGAAACCATCCTGGGAGTTGAGAACTGTCTGATAACCAAGTATGAAAATGCATTTCAGCACAGCGATCACCGCCCCCAAGGGAGAGAAGCCTCCGTGGAAAGTTGCATCCATAAAGTGAGTTGTACATCGGCGGAAAGTGAGCCAGATGGGGGAGAAACTGAAGGCAGGCTTCCAGGAGGTAAGATCAGAAACGAAATGACGGCAGGCATGTTAAATAGTGAAGCTCCAAACAGGACCATCCACTCCACCTGTCACATCCATCCCAGCGAGGAAGGgctagaagaagaagaacaggACACACCCAAAGAGACTGTGTTTTGTAAACATAACATCTGTGATTGTGCCGCACAGGAATTAAACCAACCTGCAGACATTCCAAGTCCTGAAAAATTGTTGGACCAGTTTCCTACTGTTATGTTCCCCGGTGTTAAAAACATGAACCAAGCAGCTGAAACTCCTGAGCAGAAGGCAGATGAAGCCCTCGGCTGCCAGAGTAACCCAAACAGATCCAATGAATGCAGAAGTGAAGATAACCCAGCTAAGGAGACACTAGGCAGCGACCAGAGAGAGGTGGTCACAATACCTAATGGAGAGGTGAGCCATAGCCTGAAGGATCTGCCAGTTGGTTCAGGCAATAACAGCTCATCGTCTGGTGGAAGCCTGAAGAAAGGGGCCTTTGAAAGGATTTCTGGTTGTGAGGAGCCCATAGACGGTATGGCAGACATGGTCTCCACAGGCTGTAGTGTTAAGGACACAGAAGGCGTTCTGGACATAAGGGCGTCTAGTACTCTTGATGGGGGTGCAAGGCAGGATGGGCCAGTGTTAAAGGAAACCTCAAGGAGTGTGCTGTCACAAAGAGGAGAGCCTATTGCTGCATTTATGGGAAGGATGGACCAGGATTCAGATTCCCAAGATGCTGCTTCCTCGACAGCAGACTCTCTCGAAATTAAAAAATCACGTGAAGAGAAAGTATGCAGATTGTTAAAAGACTGTGAAATGGAAGTGTGTCCAGACTCTTGTGCCCCTGAGACAGGGTCTGTGGCAGATCATAAACCAAATGTAAGAGTATTGGATAGAATAAATGTGTCTTTAAATTATATTCATCTTGAACAGCAAGCTAAAGAAGCATCTCTGAGAGAAACACAAGGGATGATTGAAGGATCAAGACTAGAAATAAATTCTGAGCACGACAAGGGAAACGCCATTGGAATTTCCtcagaagaactgacatcttctGGACACCAAGATGAGAACTCTGTTCCCCCGGGAAGCCTGAAATCCAATGAGATAATTCCTTTGTATCCGTTGTCtcaagaaaaatcagaaacaattaTGAATAGTGAGGAAACTGACCTGAAAAACCTTTTTAAACCAAAACATGGTGAAATGCCCTGTGAGAATGTAAAGGACTGCATGGTCCTGCCTGAGATGAAAGGAAGAGCACCAAGGGATAAGAGTAATCCTAGCAAAGAAAGCGGCACAGCCCTCATTGCGGAAAGTTCGCCTTTGACGATGGAAACAGAAACCgaagtgaaaagagaagaaactacAGGACACCAGAGGGGACCACGGGGTCAGTTTCCTGCTGTGGAGGAGTCCGAAGAGATGACTGTCAGAGAAGGTGTTCATGGTGATAACATGAGCCAGGTGTCTCAGACCCATCTTAAACCCCCGAGGGTGCTGCGTGTTGCTGAGGACCAACAGAGCCAGAAGGTTTCGGACTACAAGGAAGAGGAACAGATGCATCAAAAAGAAGCACATGCAGCTTTGGAACGATGCACATCATCTAATATGTTGTCAGATGAGGCGCAAAGTAAGAGCCAACCTAAGGATTGCAAAGCTGAGCCCACCGTGGTGAAAAATATCACCCTAGCAAAGCCAGCCACAGGCGGCGACACTGCTGCAGGGTTTCAGAAGCTGAAAGACCCAAAGGAGGAAAGCTTGTGTCGCCCATCAAAAAAGGACATTGAGTCCTGCGCAGGCCCTTGCCTCCATGATGTCCCCCGGAAAGCACAAGACCCCAACTCCGCTGGGCGTGATGAACTACACGGTGCCTTTGGGAACACTTCACATCAGAAAGGAGTGCTTCCCTTAAAGAAGCAGCCCCACCGAACGTGTAAGAAAGTTTCCTGCCAGGAGCTAGTCAACATGGGgaggaaaataagtaaaatcagaaattctacatttttaaagagctCCTCTGAAACCATCCCCACAAACGCATACAGATTTCTCAGTTCACATACTGTGTCTGCACCCACGCAACTGGAACCTGAAACAGCCCCTGCCAGGAGCCTTGTTAGCCACGTACCAAAGCAGAAGGCCACTCCAGGCCAGCCCTCGCGTAGCCTGAATGTTCGGAAGCCTACCAAAGAATCAGCCTTATTCAGCAAGCTGTCCATCCTTGCCTCCAGACTGGCCCCAGCCACGAAGACCCAGAAGCTGCGGTATCGGCGGTGTTCCTCTGACCTTCTTCCAGTGGCTAAAAGCTACAAGCGGCTCAGATACAAAAGGCTCCTGGATGGGTTTTCCTACAGCACAACACAGCTGAATCCATGGTTGGCACATAGTGATTGGGACAGGAGGCCTAACAGTAAACCCTTGACGCTTTATTCGCTCGAAGCCATCAAAATGAGCTTCATAGATTTGAGCGACAAGATGCCATCCCTGTTGTTTGGTTCCGAAATCTTCCCAGTATCCTTTCACGTGAAGTCGGGCTCCGAGTGCGGGACCGAGTCCCCAAGGACTTTTCCCGAGCACTGTGCACCCGCGAGGCTCGCCTTAGGGGAGGCCCGCCGGTGCCCGTCTTCACCTCCCAAGTggaccttctctttcttcttggccCACGACTGCCCTGGGGTGGCCATGTTCAGGGAAGACCCTGGCCTGTACTGTCAAGCAGGCGCCCAGCCTCCACTGCAGCCTCCAGTTCCTCTCCAAGACCATGGAGCCACCACCATAGTCCAGACCAGAGCGGGCTGCTCCGTCCTTGGCCTTCACACACTCCTAGCACTTTGTTCCCCAGGATGTTACCGAATCTGGACCAAAAAACGGAGCTGCTCTAGCCACATGCCCACCATGCAGAGGCTCTTCCTGACCCAGTTTACCCAGGGTCTGAAAGGGTTACGGTCTCCCACCTCCATAGCAGACAAGGTCTTCTGTTCTCTGCCCTACTCGGTGGGCCGAGTCCTGTCCATTTGGAGCCAGCACGGGCCTTCTGCCTGCCCCTTCGAAATCTCTGCTCTTGATTCCTCTCACAGCAAGCGGCAGCCACCTCTGGGCACCATGAGCAG CCACACTGCGTTACCGTCCGTGCCTCTTCCGGACCTGGAAGCTGCTTACAGCACCAGCGGCAGTCATGTGAG GCTAGAGCCTCCATTCCCTGCCTTGGTACCAAAGTCTCGCTTGGTAACAGACTCAGCTGTCAGCAAGCTCCTGCTTTCAGCCTCCGAGTTCCCGGTTCCTGGATTTGATGAGCTGGATGGTGTGACAGCCCCGTGCCCCCGACCACAGAGCAGCCCCCCAGAACAGAAAGAG aCTGAGCCGGAGAAGAGGCCAAAGAAGGTCTCACAGATTCGCATCCGGAAAACCATTCCTAAGCCAGACCCTAACCTTACCCCCATGGGCCTTCCTCGACCCAAAAG
- the PRR14L gene encoding protein PRR14L isoform X4: MQASKEHLCTDLPEDGLRNKEGNVQITAETLLKSTEEVQGKSAISKVDEGKEELCTLKLVSEADDNRQQVPGHHSERHSSAHGSPKAMRKVVIVEPLEENSEVSHFTSCLSGPECRTASSEKCGFDGDSLPKGSAKKTDSSCFDGDDQSKNLASREENEQPLNPRSEREELFLVNARQAEEDASGHYSGKKEAVDFPKENIHDHYCPHGSIHTDCSSSLMPNSFTEATEIMFKKNDLKITLDIQDNLANHEDHRGTFANISYPGTHSEENHFSFSMQIEEPEQTTTIEPGMLREKIYSKDSDSLVSTQRNLEGSTQLNEASHDGFLIERISPVSLMLEDQISSINEVLKPKKDIAPLLPALEFDDRPESEIAVQNSQDDGPHLEKQSAAWEVNELPYANELVVNKIGSECVLNQVSLNSQNHVKLPTDKEMPVAASVGSQQSQHPPSEDGADVTAGTQTVPIKTKMKDISPPGDRTCGASSNNPTLNSKSESLERKTETADSGAEGLHSRLLSNQKEAAGLPQEVSAMECQSIQSRDLSSCPCVRKNVPEESACSAHAALEPSETILGVENCLITKYENAFQHSDHRPQGREASVESCIHKVSCTSAESEPDGGETEGRLPGGKIRNEMTAGMLNSEAPNRTIHSTCHIHPSEEGLEEEEQDTPKETVFCKHNICDCAAQELNQPADIPSPEKLLDQFPTVMFPGVKNMNQAAETPEQKADEALGCQSNPNRSNECRSEDNPAKETLGSDQREVVTIPNGEVSHSLKDLPVGSGNNSSSSGGSLKKGAFERISGCEEPIDGMADMVSTGCSVKDTEGVLDIRASSTLDGGARQDGPVLKETSRSVLSQRGEPIAAFMGRMDQDSDSQDAASSTADSLEIKKSREEKVCRLLKDCEMEVCPDSCAPETGSVADHKPNVRVLDRINVSLNYIHLEQQAKEASLRETQGMIEGSRLEINSEHDKGNAIGISSEELTSSGHQDENSVPPGSLKSNEIIPLYPLSQEKSETIMNSEETDLKNLFKPKHGEMPCENVKDCMVLPEMKGRAPRDKSNPSKESGTALIAESSPLTMETETEVKREETTGHQRGPRGQFPAVEESEEMTVREGVHGDNMSQVSQTHLKPPRVLRVAEDQQSQKVSDYKEEEQMHQKEAHAALERCTSSNMLSDEAQSKSQPKDCKAEPTVVKNITLAKPATGGDTAAGFQKLKDPKEESLCRPSKKDIESCAGPCLHDVPRKAQDPNSAGRDELHGAFGNTSHQKGVLPLKKQPHRTCKKVSCQELVNMGRKISKIRNSTFLKSSSETIPTNAYRFLSSHTVSAPTQLEPETAPARSLVSHVPKQKATPGQPSRSLNVRKPTKESALFSKLSILASRLAPATKTQKLRYRRCSSDLLPVAKSYKRLRYKRLLDGFSYSTTQLNPWLAHSDWDRRPNSKPLTLYSLEAIKMSFIDLSDKMPSLLFGSEIFPVSFHVKSGSECGTESPRTFPEHCAPARLALGEARRCPSSPPKWTFSFFLAHDCPGVAMFREDPGLYCQAGAQPPLQPPVPLQDHGATTIVQTRAGCSVLGLHTLLALCSPGCYRIWTKKRSCSSHMPTMQRLFLTQFTQGLKGLRSPTSIADKVFCSLPYSVGRVLSIWSQHGPSACPFEISALDSSHSKRQPPLGTMSSHTALPSVPLPDLEAAYSTSGSHVRLEPPFPALVPKSRLVTDSAVSKLLLSASEFPVPGFDELDGVTAPCPRPQSSPPEQKETEPEKRPKKVSQIRIRKTIPKPDPNLTPMGLPRPKRLKKKEFSLEEIYTNKNYKSPPANRCLETIFEEPKERNGTLISISQQKRKRVLEFQDFTVPRKRRARGKVKVAGSFTRAQKAALQSQELDALLIQKLMELETFFAKEEEEQERSSSC, from the exons AAGGAAATGTACAAATTACAGCTGAAACTCTGCTAAAATCTACTGAGGAAGTACAAG GGAAGAGTGCCATTTCCAAAGTGGACGAAGGAAAGGAAGAGTTGTGTACATTAAAACTTGTCAGTGAAGCAGATGACAATCGCCAACAGGTTCCTGGCCACCATAGTGAGAGACACAGTTCTGCACATGGTAGTCCCAAAGCCATGAGAAAGGTGGTTATTGTAGAACCCTTAGAAGAAAATTCTGAAGTTTCACATTTCACATCATGTTTGTCTGGTCCAGAATGCAGAACAGCATCCTCAGAAAAGTGTGGTTTTGATGGTGATAGCTTGCCAAAGGGATCTGCTAAAAAGACAGACAGTTCCTGTTTTGATGGGGACGATCAAAGCAAGAACTTGGCttctagagaagaaaatgaacagcCTTTGAACCCCAGGAGTGAAAGAGAGGAACTGTTTCTTGTTAATGCCAGGCAAGCAGAAGAGGATGCTAGTGGTCactattctggaaaaaaagaggCTGTTGACTTCCCCAAAGAAAATATCCATGATCACTACTGCCCTCACGGCAGTATCCATACAGACTGCTCTAGTTCTTTAATGCCTAATTCTTTTACTGAAGCCAcggaaataatgtttaaaaaaaatgatttaaaaatcactttagacATTCAAGATAACTTGGCAAATCATGAGGACCATAGAGGAACTTTTGCTAATATAAGCTATCCAGGCACACACTCTGAAGAGAACCATTTTTCCTTCTCGATGCAGATTGAAGAGCCAGAACAGACAACCACTATAGAGCCTGGTATGTTAAGGGAAAAGATTTACAGTAAAGACTCTGACTCCTTAGTCAGCACCCAGAGAAATCTGGAAGGCAGCACCCAGTTAAATGAAGCATCACATGATGGATTTCTGATTGAAAGAATATCCCCTGTGAGTTTAATGCTAGAGGACCAGATAAGTTCTATAAATGAGGTGTTGAAACCCAAGAAAGACATTGCTCCGTTACTGCCAGCCCTAGAATTTGATGACAGACCTGAGTCAGAAATAGCTGTACAGAACTCCCAGGACGATGGTCCCCATTTAGAGAAACAGAGCGCTGCATGGGAGGTGAATGAACTTCCTTATGCCAACGAACTAGTTGTAAACAAAATAGGAAGTGAATGTGTTTTAAATCAAGTGTCCCTTAATTCTCAAAACCATGTGAAGTTGCCAACTGACAAAGAGATGCCTGTAGCAGCGAGCGTGGGCTCCCAACAGAGCCAGCACCCTCCGTCAGAGGATGGAGCAGATGTCACTGCTGGTACCCAGACTGTTCctataaagacaaaaatgaaagacatCTCTCCACCAGGTGACAGAACCTGTGGTGCCTCTTCAAACAATCCCACCTTAAACAGCAAATCAGAAAGCctagaaagaaaaactgaaacagCTGATTCAGGAGCAGAAGGTCTGCATTCCAGACTTCTCTCAAATCAGAAAGAAGCAGCAGGCTTGCCTCAAGAGGTCTCTGCCATGGAATGTCAAAGCATTCAATCTCGGGATCTCTCTAGCTGCCCTTGTGTAAGAAAAAACGTCCCAGAGGAGAGCGCGTGTTCTGCCCATGCTGCCCTGGAGCCCAGCGAAACCATCCTGGGAGTTGAGAACTGTCTGATAACCAAGTATGAAAATGCATTTCAGCACAGCGATCACCGCCCCCAAGGGAGAGAAGCCTCCGTGGAAAGTTGCATCCATAAAGTGAGTTGTACATCGGCGGAAAGTGAGCCAGATGGGGGAGAAACTGAAGGCAGGCTTCCAGGAGGTAAGATCAGAAACGAAATGACGGCAGGCATGTTAAATAGTGAAGCTCCAAACAGGACCATCCACTCCACCTGTCACATCCATCCCAGCGAGGAAGGgctagaagaagaagaacaggACACACCCAAAGAGACTGTGTTTTGTAAACATAACATCTGTGATTGTGCCGCACAGGAATTAAACCAACCTGCAGACATTCCAAGTCCTGAAAAATTGTTGGACCAGTTTCCTACTGTTATGTTCCCCGGTGTTAAAAACATGAACCAAGCAGCTGAAACTCCTGAGCAGAAGGCAGATGAAGCCCTCGGCTGCCAGAGTAACCCAAACAGATCCAATGAATGCAGAAGTGAAGATAACCCAGCTAAGGAGACACTAGGCAGCGACCAGAGAGAGGTGGTCACAATACCTAATGGAGAGGTGAGCCATAGCCTGAAGGATCTGCCAGTTGGTTCAGGCAATAACAGCTCATCGTCTGGTGGAAGCCTGAAGAAAGGGGCCTTTGAAAGGATTTCTGGTTGTGAGGAGCCCATAGACGGTATGGCAGACATGGTCTCCACAGGCTGTAGTGTTAAGGACACAGAAGGCGTTCTGGACATAAGGGCGTCTAGTACTCTTGATGGGGGTGCAAGGCAGGATGGGCCAGTGTTAAAGGAAACCTCAAGGAGTGTGCTGTCACAAAGAGGAGAGCCTATTGCTGCATTTATGGGAAGGATGGACCAGGATTCAGATTCCCAAGATGCTGCTTCCTCGACAGCAGACTCTCTCGAAATTAAAAAATCACGTGAAGAGAAAGTATGCAGATTGTTAAAAGACTGTGAAATGGAAGTGTGTCCAGACTCTTGTGCCCCTGAGACAGGGTCTGTGGCAGATCATAAACCAAATGTAAGAGTATTGGATAGAATAAATGTGTCTTTAAATTATATTCATCTTGAACAGCAAGCTAAAGAAGCATCTCTGAGAGAAACACAAGGGATGATTGAAGGATCAAGACTAGAAATAAATTCTGAGCACGACAAGGGAAACGCCATTGGAATTTCCtcagaagaactgacatcttctGGACACCAAGATGAGAACTCTGTTCCCCCGGGAAGCCTGAAATCCAATGAGATAATTCCTTTGTATCCGTTGTCtcaagaaaaatcagaaacaattaTGAATAGTGAGGAAACTGACCTGAAAAACCTTTTTAAACCAAAACATGGTGAAATGCCCTGTGAGAATGTAAAGGACTGCATGGTCCTGCCTGAGATGAAAGGAAGAGCACCAAGGGATAAGAGTAATCCTAGCAAAGAAAGCGGCACAGCCCTCATTGCGGAAAGTTCGCCTTTGACGATGGAAACAGAAACCgaagtgaaaagagaagaaactacAGGACACCAGAGGGGACCACGGGGTCAGTTTCCTGCTGTGGAGGAGTCCGAAGAGATGACTGTCAGAGAAGGTGTTCATGGTGATAACATGAGCCAGGTGTCTCAGACCCATCTTAAACCCCCGAGGGTGCTGCGTGTTGCTGAGGACCAACAGAGCCAGAAGGTTTCGGACTACAAGGAAGAGGAACAGATGCATCAAAAAGAAGCACATGCAGCTTTGGAACGATGCACATCATCTAATATGTTGTCAGATGAGGCGCAAAGTAAGAGCCAACCTAAGGATTGCAAAGCTGAGCCCACCGTGGTGAAAAATATCACCCTAGCAAAGCCAGCCACAGGCGGCGACACTGCTGCAGGGTTTCAGAAGCTGAAAGACCCAAAGGAGGAAAGCTTGTGTCGCCCATCAAAAAAGGACATTGAGTCCTGCGCAGGCCCTTGCCTCCATGATGTCCCCCGGAAAGCACAAGACCCCAACTCCGCTGGGCGTGATGAACTACACGGTGCCTTTGGGAACACTTCACATCAGAAAGGAGTGCTTCCCTTAAAGAAGCAGCCCCACCGAACGTGTAAGAAAGTTTCCTGCCAGGAGCTAGTCAACATGGGgaggaaaataagtaaaatcagaaattctacatttttaaagagctCCTCTGAAACCATCCCCACAAACGCATACAGATTTCTCAGTTCACATACTGTGTCTGCACCCACGCAACTGGAACCTGAAACAGCCCCTGCCAGGAGCCTTGTTAGCCACGTACCAAAGCAGAAGGCCACTCCAGGCCAGCCCTCGCGTAGCCTGAATGTTCGGAAGCCTACCAAAGAATCAGCCTTATTCAGCAAGCTGTCCATCCTTGCCTCCAGACTGGCCCCAGCCACGAAGACCCAGAAGCTGCGGTATCGGCGGTGTTCCTCTGACCTTCTTCCAGTGGCTAAAAGCTACAAGCGGCTCAGATACAAAAGGCTCCTGGATGGGTTTTCCTACAGCACAACACAGCTGAATCCATGGTTGGCACATAGTGATTGGGACAGGAGGCCTAACAGTAAACCCTTGACGCTTTATTCGCTCGAAGCCATCAAAATGAGCTTCATAGATTTGAGCGACAAGATGCCATCCCTGTTGTTTGGTTCCGAAATCTTCCCAGTATCCTTTCACGTGAAGTCGGGCTCCGAGTGCGGGACCGAGTCCCCAAGGACTTTTCCCGAGCACTGTGCACCCGCGAGGCTCGCCTTAGGGGAGGCCCGCCGGTGCCCGTCTTCACCTCCCAAGTggaccttctctttcttcttggccCACGACTGCCCTGGGGTGGCCATGTTCAGGGAAGACCCTGGCCTGTACTGTCAAGCAGGCGCCCAGCCTCCACTGCAGCCTCCAGTTCCTCTCCAAGACCATGGAGCCACCACCATAGTCCAGACCAGAGCGGGCTGCTCCGTCCTTGGCCTTCACACACTCCTAGCACTTTGTTCCCCAGGATGTTACCGAATCTGGACCAAAAAACGGAGCTGCTCTAGCCACATGCCCACCATGCAGAGGCTCTTCCTGACCCAGTTTACCCAGGGTCTGAAAGGGTTACGGTCTCCCACCTCCATAGCAGACAAGGTCTTCTGTTCTCTGCCCTACTCGGTGGGCCGAGTCCTGTCCATTTGGAGCCAGCACGGGCCTTCTGCCTGCCCCTTCGAAATCTCTGCTCTTGATTCCTCTCACAGCAAGCGGCAGCCACCTCTGGGCACCATGAGCAG CCACACTGCGTTACCGTCCGTGCCTCTTCCGGACCTGGAAGCTGCTTACAGCACCAGCGGCAGTCATGTGAG GCTAGAGCCTCCATTCCCTGCCTTGGTACCAAAGTCTCGCTTGGTAACAGACTCAGCTGTCAGCAAGCTCCTGCTTTCAGCCTCCGAGTTCCCGGTTCCTGGATTTGATGAGCTGGATGGTGTGACAGCCCCGTGCCCCCGACCACAGAGCAGCCCCCCAGAACAGAAAGAG aCTGAGCCGGAGAAGAGGCCAAAGAAGGTCTCACAGATTCGCATCCGGAAAACCATTCCTAAGCCAGACCCTAACCTTACCCCCATGGGCCTTCCTCGACCCAAAAG